The following coding sequences lie in one Leucobacter allii genomic window:
- the rpsI gene encoding 30S ribosomal protein S9, which yields MTEEQTVAPESYTTETPASQAAAQTPRPALTVPGAAVGRRKQAIARVRLVPGTGAMTVNGREFAEYFPNKLHQQLITDPFTVLELNGSYDVIARIVGGGPSGQAGALRLAIARALNEIDAEHNRPTLKKAGFLSRDARIKERKKAGLKKARKAPQYSKR from the coding sequence GTGACTGAAGAGCAGACCGTGGCCCCCGAGAGCTACACCACCGAGACCCCGGCCTCGCAGGCCGCCGCTCAGACGCCGCGTCCGGCGCTGACCGTCCCGGGCGCGGCCGTGGGCCGCCGCAAGCAGGCCATCGCGCGCGTGCGCCTGGTGCCCGGCACCGGCGCCATGACCGTCAACGGCCGCGAGTTCGCGGAGTACTTCCCGAACAAGCTGCACCAGCAGCTCATCACCGATCCCTTCACCGTGCTCGAGCTGAACGGCTCCTACGACGTGATCGCCCGCATCGTGGGCGGCGGCCCCTCCGGCCAGGCCGGCGCGCTCCGCCTCGCCATCGCGCGCGCGCTGAACGAGATCGACGCCGAGCACAACCGACCGACCCTCAAGAAGGCCGGCTTCCTGAGCCGCGACGCGCGGATCAAGGAGCGCAAGAAGGCCGGTCTCAAGAAGGCACGCAAGGCGCCTCAGTACTCGAAGCGCTAA
- the rplM gene encoding 50S ribosomal protein L13, with amino-acid sequence MTRTYSPKAAEQKHDWLVIDATDVVLGRLASHAAALLRGKHKTTFAPHMDMGDYVIIVNADKVVLTANKAEQKKAYRHSGYPGGLRSVSYTELLQNKPERAVEKAIRGMLPKNSLGADLFRKLKVYAGPEHPHAAQQPTPYTFGQVAQ; translated from the coding sequence GTGACTCGCACGTATTCGCCGAAGGCCGCTGAGCAGAAGCACGACTGGCTCGTCATCGACGCCACCGATGTGGTGCTCGGCCGACTCGCCTCGCACGCCGCCGCCCTGCTCCGCGGCAAGCACAAGACGACGTTCGCCCCCCACATGGACATGGGCGACTACGTCATCATCGTCAACGCCGACAAGGTGGTGCTCACCGCCAACAAGGCCGAGCAGAAGAAGGCGTACCGCCACTCCGGCTACCCGGGCGGTCTCCGCTCGGTCAGCTACACCGAGCTGCTCCAGAACAAGCCCGAGCGCGCTGTCGAGAAGGCCATCCGCGGCATGCTCCCGAAGAACTCGCTCGGCGCCGATCTGTTCCGCAAGCTGAAGGTCTACGCGGGCCCCGAGCACCCGCACGCGGCGCAGCAGCCCACCCCCTACACCTTCGGCCAGGTCGCGCAGTAA